The nucleotide window TGAATTAGAAGAATTGCAATCTTCTGCTCTGTTGTGATCGAACCGGCAAGATCGCTTGCCTGAAAAAAATAAGATTAACCTCTGGAAAAATAAATTATGGAAAATTATATTCATGATATATTGAAGCCCGATCTTTTGGATCAACTGCCGATACCTATTGCGTTTCACAGTCTGAATTTTACCATCCCATGGGCAAACAAAGCATATCAGAAGGCTATTCATCTAACCAATCATAAAATAAAGGGGCAAAAATGTTACATGACCTGGGGACAAAAAAAGCCCTGCAGTCTCTGCCCTGTAAAGACTTCCATTGAGGTCGGTGAACCCACCGGGATGGAATTGACATCTTCAGGTGATAATCATTGGCACGGAAGCAGGCTCTTCTGGATGACAAAATGTTTACCGGTAAGAGATAAAACGGGAAATATCCTTGGCGTGTTTGAAATTTCCTTTGAGGCCGCAAACAAAAACAACACAGAGATGGCCCTTCGAAAAAGCGAAACCATCCTTAAAGAGGCGCAGTATCTGGCGAAAATAGGCTCGTGGGACCTTGACCTGAAGACAAACTGCCTGACCTGGTCCGATGAAATATTTCGCATCTTTGAAGTTGACCCTGCCGGCTTTGGTGCTTCTTATGAAGCATTTATAGATATGGTCCATCCCGATGACAAAACATCGGTTGATGTTGCCTACAAGGCCTCTATCAAAACCAGGATTCCCTATTCCCTATGCCATCGCCTGTTATTGCGGAACGGGCGGATAAAGTATGTCCATAATCGGTGTAAGACCTATTATGCCGCTAATGGAGAACCCGTTCGCTCCATTGGGACGGTACAGGATATCACCCGGCGCAAACAAGCGGAACTGGAGTACAAAAATCTGCAGGAACAATATATGCAAGCCCAAAAAATGGAATCCATCGCAAGGCTTGCCAGTGGTGTTGCCCATGATTTCAATAATATGCTGTTCGTTATTCTGGGGAACATGGATATGATCCTTGATCACATGGAGATCTCCCATCCGCTCCACGATGCCCTGAAAGATGTGAAAACCGCAGCCCTGCGGTCAGCTGAGCTTGTTCGTCACCTGCTTGCCTTTGCTCGGCGTCAGACCATTATTCCCCAAACTCTGAACTTAAATGATGTGATTGGAAACATGATTAAAATGATGAAACGGCTGATTGGTGAAAATATTGATCTGGTCTGGATACCGGGGGCTGAGCTGGGACGGATTAAAATGGACCCATCCCAGGTCGATCAAGTATTGGCAAATCTATGTGTCAATGCCCGGGATGCCATCTCCGATATAGGCAAAATCACCATTGAGACTCACAATGCCACTTTCACCGAAGCCTATTGTGCGGAACACCTTGACTTTTATCCCGGATCATATGTCATGCTGGCCGTCAGCGATGATGGGTGTGGAATGAACCAGGAAACTTCCACCCGTATTTTTGAGCCGTTCTTTACGACCAAGGAAGAAGAAAAAGGAACCGGCTTAGGCCTTGCAACAGTTTACGGTATTGTTAAGCAGAATGGCGGATTTATTAATGTTTACACCGAGCCGGACAACGGCACGACTTTCAAACTTTACTTTTCAGTGCATGAATCCGAAACCAAGTCAAATAGAATTGAACCGGAACTGCATCCCCCACGCGGTAATGGAGAAAAAATTCTGCTTGTGGAAGATGAAACCGCTTTCCTCAAAACAGGCAGAAAAATGCTGGAGGCGATTGGATATCAGGTTTTGACCGTTAACAGTCCCATGGATGCACTTAAGCTGGCAAACAACTATTCAGGATCAATTGATCTGCTGATCACCGACATTGTGATGCCCGAGATGAAGGGTCAGGATCTGGCGGCCACCCTTAAAACCATATGGCCTGGTCTTAAAACACTTTTTATATCCGGGTACACCGCTGATGTCATTTTGCACCATGGGGGCCTTGACAAAGGCGTTGCATTCCTTCAAAAACCGTTCTCAAAAACAGAACTGGCCCTTAAGATAAATAATATCATTTGAGTGTACCTTTTTTAAAGGCCGCCCCATACTTCAACCTCACTGACGGTCGAGCGTCAATTCCTGCACTGACAAGAGCAGATTCTTTCATGCTTTCTTTATAACGGGACAAATTTTTTTTATCAGACAAAATTACCCCCATTTTCTTCAGCAGGAATTTAAGATTGCTTACTGCATAATTTCTTATCAGGACGGATTTGGAAAAAAACGGCCAATACCGGAACGATTCCAATTAAGGGATTGAAATATCTGGATTGTTTAATAATTTAAACCTTCTGCTTTTCATTTTAATGCTACCATTGAGCTTCAAAATTCTCAATATCAAAATGATTGACAGAAGATGCCGTAGCATTGATTTTCCTAATCAAGTTTCCCTTTTAATAAATCTCCCAGTCCGGCAAACGGATTGGTGGTGCCCCCTTTTTCAGATGACCTGTCAGACGGCTCGTCTGAATAGGCATCGGCAACCTGATCCCGGGAATGTTCATTGTCATGGCAGTAAATGCACAACAGCTCCCAATTGCTGCCGTCTGGAGGATTGTTGTCATGATTATGGTCTTTATGGTGTACGGTCAGCTCCCTCAGGCGTTTCCCTTCGAACTCGCGACCACAATGAGCGCAGATCCAGGGGTACATTTTAAGCGCACGCTCCCTATAGGTTTTTTCACGCTCAAGCCGGCTTGTTTGAACCTCTGAAATAATACGTTTGATATTGTTATCATCTTTTGACATATATGGTGCCCTCCTGTTTTTTAATCCCAAATTACCTGAAAAAGTATCATCAATTGTTTATTTGCCGTTCATGCTCTTCATAATTAGTTGTTCTAATGCCTTTAAGGATTTGGAAGATTTACCTGTTGTTTTCTCTTTTTTGACATTTCTCATAAGTTGCCTCAGTCTCTGATGATCCAGTCCAGGACAGGCACAAATAAACTCTTCCATGACAGCCGGGTCATCCGTTAATAGCCTGTCCAGCCACATCCGGGTCTTTTTGACAATTTCAGATTCAATGGGAAGGTTGGCATCGGTTTGCATCAATGCATGACGGATTGGTTCCGGGTCCACATCCCGCATCAAGGTTCCGATAAATTGCCTCTGCCTTCTGCCTGCAATCTTCGATTTAATAGATCTGGCTTCTATCAGTGCATCCCGCAGATCATCGGGAAGCTCCATGCGTTCCAATTGCCGTATAGGAAGTTTGATGAGCTGTTCTCCTAGTTTCTGGAGTTTTTCAGCCTCTTTTTTTATCTGTGTTCTACTCTTGTCTTGAATATCTTTTTCCATGGTTTCCGCCGATAATAAAAGCCTGAAATATCAGGCTGTAAAATTATAAAATATAGGACAGGACATCCGTTTTTGTCAAGGAAACTACGATGGTATTGCAAGCTGCCAACAAGTAAATGGTGGATCTGTATATCATTCTCAAGCAGGCCTTGTAAGCCCATTTGAAAAGAGTTGTCAATCATTGACATATACTTTTCTTGCTCTCTTGAGTCTTTTACTGACATATCCGGCGATTTTTTTTTCATACTCTGCAACGATTTTGCGGATCAGAGGAATGTTCGGTGAATCAAGTTGAGTATTACCAATAGAGCGTACCGGGGTGACATCCACTGTCGTGCCGGTAATAAAGGCTCCCTGGATATCGG belongs to Desulfobacula toluolica Tol2 and includes:
- a CDS encoding hybrid sensor histidine kinase/response regulator — encoded protein: MENYIHDILKPDLLDQLPIPIAFHSLNFTIPWANKAYQKAIHLTNHKIKGQKCYMTWGQKKPCSLCPVKTSIEVGEPTGMELTSSGDNHWHGSRLFWMTKCLPVRDKTGNILGVFEISFEAANKNNTEMALRKSETILKEAQYLAKIGSWDLDLKTNCLTWSDEIFRIFEVDPAGFGASYEAFIDMVHPDDKTSVDVAYKASIKTRIPYSLCHRLLLRNGRIKYVHNRCKTYYAANGEPVRSIGTVQDITRRKQAELEYKNLQEQYMQAQKMESIARLASGVAHDFNNMLFVILGNMDMILDHMEISHPLHDALKDVKTAALRSAELVRHLLAFARRQTIIPQTLNLNDVIGNMIKMMKRLIGENIDLVWIPGAELGRIKMDPSQVDQVLANLCVNARDAISDIGKITIETHNATFTEAYCAEHLDFYPGSYVMLAVSDDGCGMNQETSTRIFEPFFTTKEEEKGTGLGLATVYGIVKQNGGFINVYTEPDNGTTFKLYFSVHESETKSNRIEPELHPPRGNGEKILLVEDETAFLKTGRKMLEAIGYQVLTVNSPMDALKLANNYSGSIDLLITDIVMPEMKGQDLAATLKTIWPGLKTLFISGYTADVILHHGGLDKGVAFLQKPFSKTELALKINNII
- a CDS encoding YajD family HNH nuclease, which gives rise to MSKDDNNIKRIISEVQTSRLEREKTYRERALKMYPWICAHCGREFEGKRLRELTVHHKDHNHDNNPPDGSNWELLCIYCHDNEHSRDQVADAYSDEPSDRSSEKGGTTNPFAGLGDLLKGKLD
- the yjgA gene encoding ribosome biogenesis factor YjgA, with translation MEKDIQDKSRTQIKKEAEKLQKLGEQLIKLPIRQLERMELPDDLRDALIEARSIKSKIAGRRQRQFIGTLMRDVDPEPIRHALMQTDANLPIESEIVKKTRMWLDRLLTDDPAVMEEFICACPGLDHQRLRQLMRNVKKEKTTGKSSKSLKALEQLIMKSMNGK